Proteins encoded together in one Micromonospora kangleipakensis window:
- the sigB gene encoding RNA polymerase sigma factor SigB, with protein MALQMIEHQTRPAATVDAEPGPDTLTDLDATDERGVSTDLVRAYLNGIGRTKLLTAAQEVELSKRIEAGLFAEEKLSTCTPVSVELRADLALIVAEGRAAKNHLLEANLRLVVSIAKRYTGRGMAFLDLIQEGNLGLIRAVEKFDYTKGYKFSTYATWWIRQAITRAMADQARTIRIPVHMVEQVNRMVRARRELSVSLGREPTVAEVAAALGVPEFQVIELISYDREPVSLDQAVGDDGESALGDFVAAVDPRAEPGDAAANGELRNEVRIVLATLSQREQAVIRLRFGLDDGRQRTLDEVGREFGLSRERIRQIEKVTLLKLRAPERANRLEAYAC; from the coding sequence ATGGCCCTTCAGATGATCGAGCACCAGACCCGCCCGGCTGCCACCGTCGACGCCGAGCCCGGCCCCGACACCCTGACCGATCTGGACGCCACCGACGAGCGCGGCGTCTCCACCGACCTGGTCCGGGCGTACCTGAACGGCATCGGCCGCACCAAGCTGCTCACCGCCGCGCAGGAGGTCGAGCTCAGCAAGCGGATCGAGGCCGGCCTCTTCGCCGAGGAGAAGCTCTCCACCTGCACCCCGGTCTCCGTCGAACTGCGGGCCGACCTGGCGCTGATCGTGGCGGAGGGCCGCGCCGCCAAGAACCACCTGCTGGAGGCGAACCTGCGGCTGGTGGTGAGCATCGCCAAGCGGTACACCGGTCGCGGCATGGCCTTCCTGGACCTGATCCAGGAGGGCAACCTCGGCCTGATCCGCGCGGTCGAGAAGTTCGACTACACCAAGGGCTACAAGTTCTCCACCTACGCCACCTGGTGGATCCGCCAGGCCATCACCCGCGCCATGGCCGACCAGGCCCGCACCATCCGCATCCCGGTGCACATGGTCGAGCAGGTCAACCGGATGGTCCGGGCCCGCCGGGAACTGTCGGTCTCGCTGGGCCGGGAGCCCACCGTCGCCGAGGTCGCCGCCGCGCTGGGCGTCCCCGAGTTCCAGGTGATCGAGCTGATCTCGTACGACCGGGAGCCGGTCAGCCTGGACCAGGCGGTCGGCGACGACGGGGAGAGCGCGCTCGGTGACTTCGTCGCCGCGGTGGACCCGCGCGCGGAGCCGGGCGACGCCGCCGCCAACGGCGAGCTGCGCAACGAGGTCCGGATCGTGCTGGCCACCCTCTCCCAGCGGGAGCAGGCGGTGATCCGGCTCCGGTTCGGCCTGGACGACGGCCGGCAGCGCACCCTCGACGAGGTGGGCCGGGAGTTCGGCCTGTCCCGGGAGCGGATCCGGCAGATCGAGAAGGTGACCCTGCTCAAGCTGCGCGCCCCGGAGCGGGCGAACCGCCTGGAGGCGTACGCCTGCTGA
- a CDS encoding bifunctional GNAT family N-acetyltransferase/acetate--CoA ligase family protein — MTTVEQPVDVLLSDGTTVQLRQIRPDDAPAIVAMHSRFSERTRYLRYFSPYPRIPERDLQRFVNVDHQDREAFVVLAGGRIVAVGRYERLGPGSPEAEVAFVVEDEYQGRGIGSVLLEHLADTARRFGIVHFVAEVLPANGAMLRVFSDFGYQVQRQYADGVVHLSFPIAPTEATLEVQRGREHRTESRSIARLLAPRGIAVYGASATGQGVGAAVLGHLRDGGFTGAIVPVHPTASTVAGLPAYPSAADAGLDIDLAVVAVAPEAVTEVVADAAKAGAHGLVVISAGFAEAGPEGAAAQRALVRAAHLAGMRVVGPNCLGVANTDGAVRLNATLAPVLPAPGRVGIFSQSGAFGVALLAEASRRGLGLSSFVSAGNRADVSGNDLLQYWQDDPGTDVITLYLETFGNPRKFARLARRIGRSKPVVALASLARPPGVGDAPALDAAAVSALFAQSGVIRVDTVAELLDVGVLLAHQPLPAGRRVAVVGNSSALTGLAATACAGQGLTVADGYPRDVGPRAGAAEYAAALAASAADEGVDAVVAVFAPPLPGQLADPDADFTAALPDALAAGKPVVATFLAGRVPAGVPAYPSVEEAVRALARVTTYADWLRRPPGVLPELDRVDQAAVQAAFRADGADPAALLRAYGIDVVESAPARTADEAVEVAGRLGWPVALKAAAPGLRHRLDLGAVRLDLADAAALRRAYAEMAPVFGPDVLVQPMVPPGVACVVELMEDPAFGPVVGFGLGGVATELLGDRAWRAVPLTDRDAAELVDEPRAAPLLRGHRAAAPVDRAALVDLLLRVGRFADEQPRVRSLTLNPVLARPDGISVLHATVRTGLEAPRPDTGPRRL, encoded by the coding sequence GTGACCACTGTCGAACAACCGGTGGATGTGCTGCTCAGCGACGGGACGACCGTCCAGCTGCGCCAGATCCGCCCGGACGACGCCCCGGCGATCGTGGCGATGCACTCGCGGTTCTCCGAGCGCACCCGCTACCTGCGCTACTTCTCGCCGTACCCGCGCATCCCCGAGCGGGACCTGCAGCGTTTCGTCAACGTCGACCACCAAGACCGGGAGGCGTTCGTGGTGCTGGCCGGCGGGCGGATCGTGGCCGTCGGCCGGTACGAGCGGCTCGGCCCCGGTTCCCCGGAGGCCGAGGTGGCCTTCGTGGTCGAGGACGAGTACCAGGGGCGGGGCATCGGCTCGGTGCTGCTGGAGCACCTGGCCGACACGGCCCGCCGGTTCGGCATCGTGCACTTCGTCGCCGAGGTGTTGCCGGCCAACGGGGCGATGCTGCGGGTCTTCTCCGACTTCGGCTACCAGGTCCAGCGCCAGTACGCCGACGGCGTGGTGCACCTGAGCTTCCCGATCGCCCCCACCGAGGCGACCCTGGAGGTGCAGCGCGGCCGGGAGCACCGCACCGAGTCCCGCTCGATCGCCCGGCTGCTCGCCCCCCGCGGCATCGCCGTCTACGGGGCCAGCGCCACCGGCCAGGGCGTCGGCGCGGCGGTGCTCGGGCACCTGCGCGACGGCGGGTTCACCGGGGCGATCGTGCCGGTGCACCCCACCGCGTCGACGGTGGCCGGGCTGCCCGCGTACCCGTCGGCGGCCGACGCCGGGCTCGACATCGACCTGGCGGTCGTCGCGGTGGCCCCGGAGGCGGTGACCGAGGTGGTCGCCGACGCCGCGAAGGCCGGCGCGCACGGCCTGGTCGTCATCTCCGCCGGCTTCGCCGAGGCCGGGCCGGAGGGGGCGGCCGCCCAGCGGGCCCTGGTCCGCGCCGCCCACCTGGCCGGCATGCGGGTGGTCGGCCCGAACTGTCTCGGCGTCGCCAACACCGACGGCGCGGTACGCCTCAACGCCACCCTCGCCCCGGTGCTGCCCGCCCCCGGCCGGGTGGGGATCTTCAGCCAGTCCGGCGCGTTCGGGGTGGCGCTGCTCGCCGAGGCGTCCCGGCGCGGGCTGGGCCTGTCCAGCTTCGTCTCGGCCGGCAACCGCGCCGACGTCTCCGGCAACGACCTGCTCCAGTACTGGCAGGACGACCCGGGCACCGACGTCATCACCCTCTACCTGGAGACCTTCGGCAACCCGCGCAAGTTCGCCCGGCTGGCCCGTCGGATCGGCCGGAGCAAGCCGGTGGTGGCGCTCGCCTCGCTGGCCCGGCCGCCGGGCGTCGGCGATGCGCCGGCCCTGGACGCCGCCGCGGTCAGCGCCCTCTTCGCCCAGTCCGGGGTGATCCGGGTGGACACCGTCGCCGAGCTGCTCGACGTGGGCGTGCTCCTGGCCCACCAGCCGCTGCCCGCCGGCCGCCGGGTCGCCGTGGTGGGCAACTCGTCGGCGCTGACCGGGCTGGCCGCCACCGCCTGCGCCGGCCAGGGCCTCACCGTCGCCGACGGGTACCCGCGCGACGTGGGCCCCCGGGCCGGCGCCGCCGAGTACGCCGCCGCCCTCGCCGCCTCCGCCGCCGACGAGGGCGTGGACGCGGTGGTGGCGGTCTTCGCTCCGCCGCTGCCCGGCCAGCTCGCCGACCCGGACGCCGACTTCACCGCCGCCCTGCCCGACGCGCTCGCCGCCGGCAAGCCGGTGGTGGCGACGTTCCTGGCCGGACGGGTGCCCGCCGGGGTGCCGGCGTACCCGAGCGTGGAGGAGGCGGTCCGGGCCCTCGCGCGGGTCACCACGTACGCCGACTGGCTGCGCCGGCCGCCCGGCGTGCTGCCCGAACTGGACCGGGTCGACCAGGCCGCCGTTCAGGCCGCGTTCCGGGCCGACGGCGCCGATCCGGCGGCGCTGCTGCGGGCGTACGGGATCGACGTGGTGGAGTCCGCGCCGGCGCGGACGGCCGACGAGGCGGTCGAGGTCGCCGGGCGGCTCGGCTGGCCGGTGGCGTTGAAGGCCGCCGCGCCCGGCCTGCGGCACCGCCTGGACCTCGGCGCGGTCCGCCTCGACCTGGCCGACGCGGCGGCGCTGCGCCGGGCGTACGCGGAGATGGCCCCGGTCTTCGGCCCGGACGTGCTGGTCCAGCCGATGGTCCCGCCCGGCGTGGCCTGCGTGGTGGAGCTGATGGAGGATCCGGCGTTCGGGCCGGTGGTCGGCTTCGGGCTCGGCGGCGTCGCCACCGAGCTGCTCGGCGACCGGGCCTGGCGGGCCGTGCCGCTGACCGACCGGGACGCCGCCGAGCTGGTCGACGAGCCCCGGGCCGCGCCGCTGCTGCGCGGCCACCGGGCCGCCGCCCCGGTGGACCGGGCCGCCCTGGTCGACCTGCTGCTGCGGGTCGGCCGGTTCGCCGACGAGCAGCCCCGGGTCCGCTCGCTGACCCTCAACCCGGTGCTGGCCCGCCCGGACGGCATCTCTGTGCTGCACGCCACCGTCCGCACCGGCCTCGAGGCTCCCCGTCCCGACACCGGTCCGCGCCGCCTCTGA
- a CDS encoding sporulation protein — MVFKRLMQAMGVGGPSVETVLADPNCRPGGHLEGRIQVVGGDHGVDVSYVALGLMTRVEVESGDSDYDTNQEFGRRQVTGPFRLEAGQRYDIPFRFDVPWETPLTDLYGQHLHGMTMGLRTELEVARAVDSGDLDPVAVHPLPAQERLLEALLRLGFRFARADVERGHIYGVRQSLPFYQEIEFHPAPQYARAINQLEVTFVTDPQQVQVVLEIDRRGGLFTEGRDAFGRFTVDHATVDRTDWTAQLDGWLRQSIQRRGLFS, encoded by the coding sequence GTGGTCTTCAAGCGGCTCATGCAGGCGATGGGTGTGGGTGGCCCCTCGGTGGAGACGGTGCTGGCCGACCCGAACTGCCGCCCGGGTGGGCACCTGGAGGGCCGGATCCAGGTGGTCGGCGGCGACCACGGGGTGGACGTCTCCTATGTGGCCCTCGGCCTGATGACCCGGGTCGAGGTGGAGAGCGGGGACTCCGATTACGACACCAACCAGGAGTTCGGCCGCCGTCAGGTCACCGGGCCGTTCCGGCTGGAGGCGGGGCAGCGGTACGACATCCCGTTCCGGTTCGACGTGCCGTGGGAGACGCCGCTGACCGACCTGTACGGCCAGCACCTGCACGGGATGACGATGGGGCTGCGTACCGAGCTGGAGGTGGCCCGGGCGGTCGACTCCGGGGACCTGGACCCGGTGGCGGTGCACCCGCTGCCGGCCCAGGAGCGGCTGCTGGAGGCGCTGCTGCGGCTGGGCTTCCGGTTCGCCCGGGCCGACGTGGAGCGCGGGCACATCTACGGCGTACGGCAGAGCCTGCCGTTCTACCAGGAGATCGAGTTCCACCCCGCGCCGCAGTACGCCCGCGCGATCAACCAGCTGGAGGTCACCTTCGTCACCGATCCGCAGCAGGTGCAGGTGGTGCTGGAGATCGACAGGCGGGGCGGCCTCTTCACCGAGGGCCGCGACGCCTTCGGCCGCTTCACGGTCGACCACGCCACGGTCGACCGTACGGACTGGACCGCCCAGCTCGACGGCTGGCTCCGCCAGTCCATCCAGCGCCGCGGCCTCTTCTCCTGA
- a CDS encoding VOC family protein, whose protein sequence is MNWTLEVVVVPVSDVDRAKEFYADRLGFAVDHDTRIGDDIRIVQLTPPGSGCSIVIGTGAVPDMPPGSLKGLQLVVPDLEKARAELVERGVDVSEIQVVGRNPRPVPHPLDNVGFVFFTDPDGNGWAVQQISSRG, encoded by the coding sequence ATGAACTGGACCCTGGAAGTGGTGGTGGTGCCGGTCTCCGACGTGGACCGGGCCAAGGAGTTCTACGCCGACCGCCTCGGCTTCGCCGTCGACCACGACACCCGGATCGGCGACGACATACGGATCGTGCAGCTCACTCCCCCGGGCTCGGGCTGTTCGATCGTGATCGGCACCGGCGCGGTCCCGGACATGCCACCGGGCTCGCTCAAGGGGCTCCAACTGGTCGTGCCGGACCTGGAGAAGGCCCGCGCGGAGCTGGTCGAGCGGGGCGTCGACGTCAGCGAGATCCAGGTGGTGGGGCGCAACCCCCGCCCGGTGCCGCACCCCCTCGACAACGTCGGCTTCGTCTTCTTCACCGACCCGGACGGCAACGGCTGGGCGGTGCAGCAGATCTCCAGCCGCGGCTGA